From Haliaeetus albicilla chromosome 15, bHalAlb1.1, whole genome shotgun sequence, a single genomic window includes:
- the KCTD4 gene encoding BTB/POZ domain-containing protein KCTD4, producing MERKINRREKECEEKHSNSEGSEQDKDYKTSLITLNVGGYLYITQKQTLTKYPDSFLEGIINGKIMCPFDADGHYFIDRDGLLFRHILNFLRNGELLLPEGFRENQLLAQEADFFQLKVLSDAVKSRWEKEQLASRETTFLEITDSHDRSQGLRIFCNAPDFIAKIKSRIVLVSKSRLDGFPEEFSVSSNIIQFKYFIKSENGTRLVLKEDNTFVCTLETLKFEAIMMALKCGFRLLTSLDCSKGSIVHSDALHFIK from the coding sequence atggagagaaaaataaacagaagagaaaaggaatgcgaagaaaaacacagcaactCTGAAGGCTCTGAGCAAGACAAGGACTATAAAACGTCTCTGATTACTCTGAATGTTGGTGGCTATCTATATATCACACAAAAACAGACACTAACCAAGTATCCAGACTCTTTTCTGGAAGGGatcataaatggaaaaataatgtgCCCATTCGATGCAGATGGTCATTACTTCATAGACAGAGATGGACTGCTTTTCAGACACATTCTTAACTTCCTACGAAATGGAGAACTTCTTCTACCAGAAGGGTTTCGAGAAAATCAACTTTTGGCACAAGAAGCAGATTTTTTCCAGCTTAAGGTACTCTCGGACGCAGTGAAATCGAGGTGGGAGAAGGAACAGCTAGCATCTCGAGAGACTACTTTCCTGGAAATCACTGACAGCCACGACCGTTCTCAAGGACTTAGAATCTTTTGCAATGCTCCTGATttcattgcaaaaataaaatccagaatTGTACTGGTGTCCAAAAGCAGGCTGGATGGATTTCCGGAGGAGTTTTCAGTATCTTCAAATATTATTCAATTCAAGTACTTCATAAAGTCTGAAAACGGTACACGACTGGTACTGAAGGAGGACAACACCTTTGTCTGCACCCTGGAAACTCTTAAGTTTGAGGCTATAATGATGGCTTTAAAATGTGGATTTAGACTGCTGACCAGTCTGGATTGTTCAAAAGGGTCAATTGTTCACAGTGATGCACTTCATTTTATCAAGTGa